The Ammoniphilus oxalaticus genome contains a region encoding:
- a CDS encoding CAP domain-containing protein, protein MKKLKGLGNALLLGAVVFAAAGIVTDSAAAADYRVLPNDTMWKIASQHQVDLNELIQANPQVSNPASIHWGQVLTIPQAGPIQQFEEEVIALTNLERVKAGLPALKVNQELGRVARVKSQEMIDLRYFDHQSPTYGSPFEMMESFGISYTYAGENIAAGQQTAEEVVNGWMNSPGHRANIMNANYTQIGVGLAKGGSYGFYWTQQFIR, encoded by the coding sequence TTGAAAAAATTAAAAGGGTTAGGGAATGCGTTACTATTAGGCGCAGTTGTTTTCGCAGCAGCGGGGATTGTAACAGATTCCGCGGCGGCAGCTGATTATCGCGTACTGCCTAACGACACGATGTGGAAAATTGCATCACAACATCAAGTTGATTTGAATGAACTGATCCAAGCGAATCCGCAGGTTTCGAATCCTGCATCGATTCATTGGGGGCAAGTTCTAACGATCCCGCAAGCAGGTCCTATCCAACAGTTTGAAGAGGAAGTCATTGCATTGACCAATCTTGAACGGGTAAAAGCGGGTCTTCCCGCGTTAAAAGTGAATCAAGAGTTGGGGCGAGTGGCCAGAGTGAAGTCACAAGAAATGATTGATCTACGTTATTTTGACCATCAATCGCCGACATATGGATCCCCGTTCGAGATGATGGAATCTTTCGGAATTTCGTATACTTATGCGGGGGAAAACATCGCTGCTGGGCAGCAGACAGCAGAAGAGGTTGTCAACGGGTGGATGAATAGCCCGGGACATCGCGCTAATATTATGAATGCGAACTATACACAAATTGGGGTTGGACTTGCTAAAGGCGGTTCGTACGGTTTTTATTGGACACAACAGTTTATCCGTTAA
- a CDS encoding YqaE/Pmp3 family membrane protein: MMYFLAIVLPPVAVLLCGKPFQAVLNFILTCFFWFPGALHAILVVKDKKDDKRMKKWQ, from the coding sequence ATGATGTACTTTTTAGCGATTGTGTTGCCGCCTGTTGCTGTGTTGTTATGTGGAAAACCATTTCAGGCAGTATTGAATTTTATTTTAACGTGCTTCTTCTGGTTTCCTGGGGCGCTCCATGCGATCTTAGTCGTCAAGGATAAGAAAGATGACAAACGAATGAAAAAGTGGCAGTAA
- a CDS encoding amino acid ABC transporter substrate-binding protein: MKRVTFIGFIFAMILTVFTGCSSSNSTTGSNADPGTPNENTEAPADGEAKKLVIGVDDKFAPMGFRDEQNELVGFDIDYARAAGEKMGYEVTFQPIDWKAKESELNSGRIDLIWNGYTITDDRKEKVLFTKPYLKNTQVVLTKADSEISKLDDLAGKEVGLQALSSALDALEANEISSEVKKVTEFTDNVLALADLKNGRVDAVVIDEVVARYYMSKEEDTFKLLEESLAPEEYGVGVKQGNEELLNELQAALDALNEDGTAAEISTKWFGEDKVLKND; the protein is encoded by the coding sequence ATGAAGAGAGTAACATTCATAGGCTTTATTTTTGCAATGATTTTAACTGTGTTTACAGGATGTTCCAGTTCGAATTCTACCACTGGATCGAACGCAGATCCTGGAACGCCAAACGAAAATACGGAAGCGCCCGCAGATGGCGAAGCGAAAAAATTGGTGATTGGTGTCGACGACAAGTTTGCTCCGATGGGTTTTAGAGATGAGCAAAATGAACTAGTCGGTTTCGATATCGATTATGCGCGAGCGGCTGGTGAAAAAATGGGCTATGAAGTGACCTTCCAACCGATCGACTGGAAAGCGAAAGAATCCGAATTGAACAGCGGTCGCATCGATCTTATATGGAACGGTTATACGATTACAGATGATCGTAAAGAAAAGGTGTTATTTACGAAGCCGTATTTAAAAAACACGCAAGTGGTTTTAACAAAAGCGGATTCCGAAATCTCGAAGCTTGATGACTTAGCGGGTAAAGAGGTCGGACTGCAAGCATTATCTTCGGCATTGGACGCGTTAGAGGCGAATGAGATCAGTTCCGAAGTGAAGAAAGTGACCGAGTTCACAGACAACGTATTAGCTTTGGCTGACTTGAAAAACGGTCGCGTCGATGCGGTCGTCATCGATGAAGTGGTGGCTCGTTATTACATGTCCAAAGAAGAGGACACATTCAAGTTGCTTGAAGAATCACTTGCTCCGGAAGAATACGGAGTCGGTGTGAAACAAGGTAATGAAGAATTATTGAACGAATTACAAGCTGCGCTGGACGCATTAAATGAAGATGGAACAGCGGCGGAAATCTCCACAAAATGGTTTGGAGAAGATAAAGTATTGAAAAACGACTAA
- a CDS encoding rhodanese-like domain-containing protein — protein sequence MDRMKRSTVIRLLSAVGLAMVLLVGCSNEPTAKPNDATGTDQETTKVAEIKTMTGEELVKQNSDKEKDKVLIIDVRSPEEYLAGHIPHAINMNVDSFETRIGELEDLKDFPIITYCNTDKKSSQVAEILVNNGFTDITNAPGVKQFDYDLVTYQDVRGATFEKFIDDFEDIVIVDSRPAKQAEDEGMIEGAINVPFDTVAENLDKLPKDKMIGLYCNTGTKSAEMAAELEKLGYTNIINSIDGVKEYPFTLVK from the coding sequence ATGGATAGAATGAAAAGATCGACAGTGATTCGATTATTATCAGCAGTTGGACTAGCGATGGTTTTACTCGTAGGTTGCTCAAACGAACCGACAGCGAAACCAAACGATGCAACTGGAACGGATCAAGAAACGACGAAAGTCGCCGAGATCAAAACGATGACGGGTGAAGAGCTTGTAAAACAAAACTCTGATAAGGAAAAAGACAAAGTACTCATTATTGATGTTCGTTCCCCTGAAGAGTATTTAGCAGGTCACATTCCACACGCGATTAATATGAATGTGGATAGTTTTGAAACAAGAATCGGCGAGCTTGAAGATCTTAAAGACTTCCCAATTATCACGTATTGCAACACCGATAAGAAGAGTAGCCAAGTGGCCGAAATTTTAGTTAACAATGGCTTTACAGATATTACGAACGCCCCTGGCGTGAAACAATTCGATTATGATCTCGTTACTTATCAAGACGTTAGAGGCGCAACATTTGAGAAGTTTATCGATGATTTTGAGGATATCGTTATTGTCGATTCACGTCCAGCGAAGCAAGCAGAGGATGAAGGCATGATCGAGGGAGCGATTAACGTTCCGTTTGATACTGTAGCAGAGAACCTGGATAAATTGCCAAAAGACAAAATGATTGGTTTGTACTGTAATACAGGCACGAAAAGCGCTGAAATGGCCGCTGAACTGGAGAAACTCGGCTATACGAATATCATTAACTCAATCGATGGAGTGAAAGAATATCCTTTTACATTAGTGAAATAA
- a CDS encoding amino acid ABC transporter ATP-binding protein, with protein MSLIQVSQMKKSFGSLDVLKNINFEVERSQVVAVIGPSGSGKSTMLRSLVHLEQIDGGSICVEGDYLAKDGVYANHQTLKRITSKMGMVFQHFNLFPHFTVKENLELAPKYVKRASAGEIRHKSADLLEKVGLSDKANEYPSRLSGGQKQRVAIARALMMSPAILLFDEPTSALDPELTGEVLQVIKQLAEENMTMVVVTHEMGFAREVADQVLFMDDGEVVEAGPPQQLFTNPQHKRTQAFLNTILK; from the coding sequence GTGTCGCTGATTCAAGTTTCTCAAATGAAAAAATCGTTCGGCTCGCTCGACGTGTTGAAAAATATCAATTTTGAAGTGGAAAGAAGCCAGGTTGTCGCCGTGATTGGCCCGTCAGGCTCCGGGAAAAGCACGATGCTTCGAAGCCTCGTTCATCTGGAACAAATCGATGGCGGCAGCATTTGTGTGGAAGGGGACTACCTGGCCAAGGATGGCGTCTATGCCAACCATCAAACGTTAAAGCGCATTACATCAAAAATGGGCATGGTTTTTCAACACTTTAACCTGTTTCCCCACTTTACGGTAAAAGAAAATTTAGAGCTCGCTCCGAAGTATGTAAAGCGCGCTTCGGCTGGGGAAATCCGTCATAAAAGCGCGGATCTGCTAGAAAAAGTGGGACTTTCCGATAAAGCGAACGAATATCCGTCCAGGCTCTCCGGCGGTCAAAAACAACGTGTTGCGATTGCGCGGGCGTTAATGATGAGCCCAGCAATTCTATTGTTCGATGAACCTACTTCCGCGCTCGATCCCGAGTTGACGGGGGAGGTTTTGCAGGTCATTAAACAGTTAGCCGAAGAAAATATGACGATGGTTGTTGTAACCCATGAAATGGGTTTTGCCAGGGAAGTAGCCGACCAAGTTTTATTTATGGACGATGGTGAAGTTGTCGAGGCAGGTCCTCCACAACAATTATTTACAAACCCTCAACATAAACGGACGCAAGCTTTTCTCAACACGATTTTAAAGTAG
- a CDS encoding WG repeat-containing protein — translation MNRIILPLIMLLSTFSLLAASADTFAADAPILLPIEVVKDGIPSAGYINSEGKTVIPLIYESAKNFSDGLAVVQDKKTGRFGAINKQGKVMIPMVHDELKLFSEGLAAARKSELWGFIDTNGNWVVKPMFLEVFSHQAGVAAALSPVTQKYGFITRLGEWIVPPVFDTVKPFSEGLALVTRTRNDVHETLFINKKAELVVLAPAYLSFQEGLAPTLKDGKVGFIDAKGTWVIEPNFDYALPFSDGLATVYDAVENKWGFINKQGQYMIPPSFSPLMTMHSGLGANIASFHAGIAYVGDGFIDKQGQYVIQGDFISSTNFRNGFAKVIKLKYNADGNVTDGIEGYINTRGEFIWSKPVPYIDDIIVQAAKYGSHHHAFFEDHQ, via the coding sequence ATGAATCGAATTATTTTGCCGCTCATTATGCTGCTATCTACATTTTCATTACTCGCGGCGTCAGCTGATACATTCGCCGCCGATGCTCCCATTTTATTGCCCATTGAAGTTGTGAAAGATGGGATTCCAAGCGCGGGGTATATTAACAGCGAGGGTAAAACCGTCATTCCGCTTATATACGAAAGCGCCAAAAACTTTTCAGATGGATTAGCCGTTGTCCAAGACAAGAAAACAGGACGTTTTGGGGCAATCAATAAGCAAGGAAAAGTTATGATCCCAATGGTCCACGATGAACTCAAGCTTTTTTCAGAAGGACTAGCGGCAGCCCGAAAAAGTGAATTATGGGGTTTTATCGATACGAACGGAAATTGGGTTGTGAAACCGATGTTTCTAGAAGTATTCTCTCATCAAGCAGGCGTGGCGGCAGCTTTAAGTCCAGTCACCCAAAAGTATGGATTCATCACGCGACTCGGCGAATGGATTGTACCTCCTGTTTTTGATACAGTCAAGCCATTTTCAGAAGGGTTGGCGCTCGTAACCCGTACAAGGAACGACGTCCACGAGACTCTTTTTATTAACAAAAAAGCAGAACTCGTCGTACTTGCCCCCGCTTATCTTTCTTTTCAGGAAGGACTCGCCCCCACTTTAAAAGATGGGAAAGTCGGATTTATCGATGCAAAAGGAACGTGGGTAATTGAACCTAACTTTGACTATGCCCTCCCGTTTTCGGATGGGTTGGCTACCGTCTATGATGCGGTTGAAAATAAATGGGGCTTTATCAACAAACAAGGTCAATATATGATTCCGCCAAGCTTTTCCCCACTTATGACGATGCATAGCGGTCTAGGAGCAAATATCGCTTCCTTCCACGCGGGTATTGCTTATGTTGGGGATGGTTTCATCGACAAGCAAGGTCAGTATGTCATTCAAGGGGATTTTATTTCATCAACCAATTTCCGCAACGGGTTTGCAAAAGTCATTAAACTTAAATACAATGCGGACGGAAACGTGACCGATGGGATTGAAGGGTATATCAATACGAGAGGGGAATTCATTTGGAGTAAACCCGTCCCCTATATCGATGACATCATCGTTCAAGCCGCCAAATATGGTAGCCATCATCATGCTTTTTTTGAGGATCACCAATAG
- a CDS encoding LLM class flavin-dependent oxidoreductase, which produces MGVSSDLKLSILDLATVWNGESATEALQNSTELAQLADRLGYTRYWFAEHHNSKHQMSTSPDLLAAHVAAVTDTIRIGTGGIMLPNHSPLKVAENFSLLEALHPGRIDLGLGRAPGTDGLTALALRRSRSRTALSGEDFPEQLAELLAYFSKDFPEDHPFKEITVSPDEKLRPDFYMLGSSDGGMRFATHHGLGFVFAAHISPHLAIPVLRSYRERFQPSVFYSEPKSALSIIVITAETEEEARQLAGPAELQWVRWGTGQFKFAPPTLEEANAHVYTPQEEMVREQNKDRFVIGSIKQVEKRLRQLAEEAQVDEIMIPTMLPEKQSRHRSFELLAEAFGLKRR; this is translated from the coding sequence ATGGGAGTATCTAGTGACTTAAAATTATCAATTTTAGATTTAGCGACGGTTTGGAATGGGGAATCAGCGACAGAAGCATTGCAAAATTCCACCGAACTTGCTCAATTGGCCGATCGGTTGGGGTATACGCGGTATTGGTTTGCGGAGCATCATAACTCGAAGCATCAGATGAGCACTTCGCCTGATTTGCTTGCGGCGCACGTGGCGGCAGTCACGGATACGATTCGGATCGGTACTGGCGGAATTATGTTACCGAATCATAGTCCGCTGAAAGTCGCTGAGAATTTTTCGCTACTGGAAGCTTTACATCCTGGCAGAATTGATCTTGGCCTTGGCCGCGCGCCAGGGACGGATGGACTGACAGCGTTGGCATTGCGACGCTCAAGATCAAGAACGGCGCTAAGTGGCGAAGATTTTCCGGAACAACTTGCTGAATTGCTTGCCTATTTTTCAAAAGATTTCCCTGAAGACCATCCCTTCAAAGAGATTACGGTTTCACCAGATGAAAAGTTGAGACCCGACTTTTATATGCTCGGATCTAGCGATGGCGGGATGCGTTTTGCGACACATCACGGACTCGGTTTTGTGTTTGCGGCGCACATTTCACCTCATCTAGCAATTCCTGTGCTGCGGTCTTACCGAGAACGTTTTCAGCCGTCTGTGTTTTACAGCGAACCGAAGAGCGCCTTGTCAATTATTGTAATTACCGCGGAAACGGAGGAAGAAGCGCGGCAATTAGCAGGACCTGCTGAACTACAATGGGTACGATGGGGAACGGGACAATTTAAATTTGCGCCGCCAACGTTAGAAGAAGCAAACGCCCACGTGTACACGCCGCAGGAAGAAATGGTCAGAGAACAAAATAAAGATCGATTCGTGATCGGTAGTATCAAACAGGTGGAAAAAAGATTGAGGCAACTGGCGGAAGAGGCGCAGGTCGATGAAATTATGATTCCAACGATGCTCCCTGAAAAACAGTCGCGCCATCGTTCGTTTGAACTGTTGGCGGAGGCGTTTGGACTGAAAAGGCGGTAA
- a CDS encoding amino acid ABC transporter permease encodes MSIDYLIMITKPMLQGAQMTVLLFFVAILTSLPLGFMFTLMARSAFKPFAWIANFYIYIMRGTPLLLQLLFVCFGLPILPVVGEYLVMDRFVAACVAFILNYAAYFAEIFRGGLLAIDKGQYEAAQVLGLSRWQTTRKIVVPQMFRIALPAVSNESITLVKDTALLYAVAVPELLHFAQTAVNRDFTIVPFFVAGIIYLLMTLLLTLFFKQLEKRYRFE; translated from the coding sequence ATGAGCATAGACTATCTCATTATGATCACGAAGCCGATGTTGCAAGGCGCCCAGATGACGGTATTGCTATTTTTTGTGGCAATCCTCACTTCGCTGCCGTTAGGGTTTATGTTTACGTTAATGGCCAGAAGCGCCTTTAAACCGTTTGCTTGGATCGCTAATTTTTACATTTATATCATGCGTGGAACACCGCTTTTGTTGCAGTTGCTGTTTGTATGTTTTGGTTTGCCGATCTTGCCAGTCGTTGGCGAATACTTGGTGATGGACCGTTTTGTCGCTGCTTGCGTCGCTTTTATTTTGAATTACGCGGCTTACTTCGCGGAAATTTTCAGAGGCGGGTTGCTCGCGATCGACAAAGGGCAATATGAGGCGGCTCAGGTTCTCGGTTTAAGCCGATGGCAAACGACGAGAAAAATCGTCGTTCCGCAAATGTTTCGAATCGCGCTGCCAGCTGTATCCAATGAATCGATTACGTTGGTCAAAGATACGGCGCTGTTGTATGCGGTCGCTGTTCCCGAGTTGTTGCACTTTGCTCAAACAGCTGTTAACCGTGATTTTACAATCGTCCCTTTTTTCGTGGCGGGAATTATTTACTTACTGATGACCTTGTTGTTAACGCTGTTTTTTAAACAGTTAGAAAAAAGATACAGGTTCGAATAA
- a CDS encoding VanZ family protein: MMRTNEVVGIMTRYFPLALLVVIVFGMIFLVGYVFIYRNMVGGKRSFSKRRILVGTMLIGYVVMVIGVTFLNRGPNFSGIDLSLFSSYREAWHRFSVRHWQFVYLNILMFAPLGILLPLLHTRFKKAIWTIGAAAVATLSIETTQLLTGYGNFVVDDLFNNLLGATIGFGMTMGFITIKAKKLKKSMLYFAPLIIVLLLSGGMVTYYQLKEFGNLSMRPSHKLDLAETVISLDVQLDPHKNAVPIYRTEGYTKEAALKFVYDFFEKENLDTANMEIIAYQNSGIYWTADRSHSISIEYLDASYSYTDYSSFEEDLNSKDIDEATLIEKVRGFGIDVPQDSFFEKRETGQYQWTVDKEVIGNQLVDGYLSVQYYSDDTVKGIDNQLVRYDKVRNVQMKSEQEAYQEILDGKFRFYMDDEKIETIRVHKVGISYQLDSKGFYQPIYLFYGAINGREGTIPIPGI; this comes from the coding sequence ATGATGAGAACAAATGAGGTTGTCGGGATCATGACGAGATATTTCCCCCTTGCTTTACTCGTGGTCATCGTTTTCGGAATGATATTTTTGGTCGGGTATGTTTTTATTTATCGGAATATGGTAGGTGGAAAGAGAAGTTTTTCTAAGCGGCGTATACTTGTTGGGACAATGTTGATTGGTTATGTGGTGATGGTGATTGGCGTGACCTTTTTGAATAGGGGGCCAAATTTTAGCGGGATCGATTTATCTTTGTTTAGTTCATATCGAGAGGCATGGCACCGTTTTAGCGTCAGACATTGGCAATTTGTGTATTTAAATATTTTGATGTTTGCGCCGCTTGGCATTCTTTTGCCCCTTTTGCATACACGTTTTAAAAAGGCGATTTGGACGATTGGGGCAGCTGCTGTGGCTACTCTTTCGATCGAAACGACTCAGTTGTTGACGGGATACGGTAACTTTGTTGTTGACGACTTGTTCAATAACCTCCTCGGCGCCACGATCGGTTTTGGGATGACAATGGGTTTCATCACGATCAAAGCAAAGAAGTTGAAGAAATCGATGCTCTACTTTGCGCCTTTGATCATCGTTCTTCTTCTATCAGGGGGCATGGTTACCTATTATCAGTTGAAAGAGTTTGGAAATCTTTCGATGAGACCGTCGCATAAATTGGACCTCGCTGAAACAGTGATTTCGCTCGATGTCCAATTGGATCCGCATAAAAATGCTGTTCCGATTTATCGGACTGAGGGCTATACGAAGGAGGCGGCTTTAAAGTTTGTATATGATTTTTTTGAAAAAGAGAATCTCGACACAGCTAATATGGAGATCATTGCTTACCAAAATTCAGGTATTTATTGGACGGCGGATCGTTCCCACAGTATTTCCATTGAATACTTAGACGCGAGTTACAGTTATACGGATTATTCAAGCTTTGAAGAGGATCTAAACAGCAAAGATATAGATGAAGCAACCTTAATTGAAAAGGTAAGGGGGTTCGGTATTGATGTCCCACAGGACTCTTTTTTTGAAAAGCGTGAGACAGGGCAGTATCAATGGACGGTTGATAAAGAGGTTATAGGGAATCAACTTGTTGACGGTTATTTATCCGTTCAGTATTACAGTGATGATACCGTGAAAGGGATTGACAATCAGTTAGTTCGCTATGACAAAGTGAGGAATGTTCAAATGAAAAGTGAACAAGAGGCGTACCAAGAAATTTTAGATGGGAAGTTTCGCTTTTACATGGATGACGAAAAAATAGAAACGATACGGGTTCATAAAGTGGGGATAAGTTATCAGTTAGATTCAAAAGGTTTCTATCAACCGATCTACCTCTTCTATGGCGCGATAAATGGAAGGGAGGGGACGATTCCAATTCCAGGAATTTGA
- a CDS encoding low molecular weight protein-tyrosine-phosphatase: protein MVRVVFVCLGNICRSPLGEGVFKELLREKGLEDQFVVDSAGTADYHIGKLPDPGSRRVAVKKGFSIDDQRARQFKSTDLNEWDYVIAMDASNRENIEKLGKVAGELHMMRDFDPEGNGDVPDPYQLDDSAFDNVHTIIRRSCEKLLDHILSKR, encoded by the coding sequence ATGGTTCGTGTTGTGTTTGTATGCTTGGGTAATATTTGTCGTTCGCCATTAGGGGAAGGTGTTTTTAAAGAGCTGCTTCGTGAAAAAGGGTTGGAAGACCAATTTGTGGTTGATTCTGCGGGAACGGCCGATTACCACATTGGAAAACTTCCTGATCCAGGTTCGCGTCGGGTGGCTGTGAAAAAAGGGTTCAGCATTGACGATCAGCGAGCGAGACAGTTTAAGTCAACGGATCTGAATGAGTGGGATTATGTTATTGCGATGGATGCTTCGAACCGCGAAAACATTGAGAAACTTGGAAAAGTGGCGGGAGAACTGCATATGATGCGTGACTTCGATCCAGAAGGTAACGGTGACGTGCCAGATCCTTACCAATTGGACGACAGCGCTTTTGACAACGTACATACGATCATCCGTCGTTCGTGTGAAAAATTGTTGGATCATATTCTATCAAAACGATAA
- a CDS encoding alpha/beta hydrolase, with protein MKSPLEYTVLQPANAQPDKKYPVIFVMHGRGANEHDLLPLVEELQNDFIIFGIRGDVPEGPGFAYFTNISHGNPDRASFDRCIEKLQGVIDYAAKTYPIDTNYQYLLGFSQGAILSMSLAVAMGNKIKGIVSMNGYIPTFVKEDYPAVPGENVSIYLSHGEVDHVYPLEHGLDNKQFFEGRGNKAHFSSYPVGHGITPGNRDEFVKWLYDDVAAK; from the coding sequence ATGAAAAGTCCATTAGAATATACGGTGTTGCAGCCAGCTAACGCGCAACCAGATAAAAAATACCCTGTCATTTTTGTGATGCACGGTAGAGGCGCAAATGAACACGACCTTCTTCCATTGGTGGAAGAGTTGCAAAATGATTTTATCATTTTTGGAATTCGCGGTGATGTGCCGGAAGGACCTGGGTTTGCCTATTTTACAAATATTAGCCACGGTAATCCAGATCGAGCGTCATTTGACCGTTGTATTGAAAAGCTACAGGGTGTCATCGACTATGCGGCCAAAACGTATCCCATCGATACAAACTATCAATATTTGCTCGGTTTTAGCCAAGGCGCCATTTTATCGATGTCGTTAGCGGTTGCGATGGGGAACAAGATCAAAGGAATCGTCTCGATGAACGGGTATATTCCGACATTTGTGAAAGAAGACTATCCAGCGGTCCCGGGTGAAAACGTATCGATTTATCTTTCCCATGGAGAAGTGGACCATGTCTATCCGTTAGAACATGGCTTGGATAATAAGCAATTTTTTGAAGGCCGAGGCAACAAAGCGCATTTTTCTTCTTACCCAGTCGGGCACGGCATCACCCCAGGGAATAGGGATGAATTCGTAAAGTGGCTTTATGATGATGTAGCCGCTAAATAG
- a CDS encoding purine/pyrimidine permease → MNRRPTSWATTTMETFQWFVFLLASSVALPIVIGSIFQLSFTEVAGLMQRTFFVVGLASLLQGLFGHRLPIMEGPAGIWVSIFSVMAVTGLHSGSSYADTLRSLETTMLMTGLFLFLFGMFKISQKILPIFTPLVTGNFFLLLTVQLSGTFLKGMLGLQSGSSMIQLTDALLAFITFVIVLGLSQFGRGWLRNYAVFIGIIIGWIAYALLIGGQSASSERILLFSFPEWFAFGRPTFDLSVIPIAFITAIISISNIVASIVAVSQTLGVEYDDQSQSKQVNQGTMISGLNNGLAGLFAAIANVPLATSAGFIALTGQKRKRPFIFATILLIFIAFFPPIVSFVSSIPSPIANAALMASFIQLVGLAIHNLSLAPLDSRKIMIVGVSYLIGMGAMFLPTDAFANLPSIAQNLLSNGLLVGTGLVILLEQLWRVGKEGARVGKR, encoded by the coding sequence GTGAATAGAAGACCAACATCATGGGCTACGACAACGATGGAAACGTTTCAATGGTTTGTGTTCCTGCTTGCGAGCTCGGTGGCTTTGCCGATTGTGATCGGATCGATTTTCCAGTTAAGTTTCACGGAAGTTGCAGGATTGATGCAACGGACGTTTTTCGTTGTGGGACTAGCTTCGCTGTTGCAAGGATTGTTCGGGCACCGCTTGCCAATTATGGAAGGACCGGCGGGGATATGGGTTAGTATTTTCTCCGTTATGGCGGTAACTGGACTCCATAGCGGTTCATCCTATGCGGACACGCTTCGCTCGTTGGAAACAACGATGCTCATGACCGGCTTATTTTTATTTTTGTTTGGAATGTTTAAAATCTCGCAAAAAATTTTACCGATTTTTACTCCCTTGGTGACGGGGAATTTCTTTTTGTTGCTGACCGTTCAATTAAGCGGAACATTTCTCAAAGGGATGTTGGGCTTGCAGAGTGGTTCATCGATGATTCAATTGACTGATGCGCTGCTCGCGTTTATCACCTTTGTGATCGTGCTCGGATTGTCTCAATTTGGTAGAGGGTGGCTGAGGAACTACGCCGTTTTCATCGGTATTATCATCGGTTGGATTGCGTATGCGCTGCTTATTGGCGGTCAATCCGCTTCTTCAGAAAGGATTTTACTATTTTCCTTCCCTGAATGGTTCGCGTTCGGAAGGCCAACATTCGATCTGAGTGTGATTCCAATCGCTTTTATCACTGCGATTATTTCCATTTCCAATATCGTCGCATCAATTGTTGCTGTCAGCCAGACGTTAGGCGTAGAATATGACGATCAAAGTCAAAGTAAGCAAGTCAATCAGGGCACGATGATTTCAGGGCTAAACAATGGATTAGCCGGTTTGTTCGCGGCGATTGCCAATGTACCGCTGGCTACTTCCGCAGGGTTTATCGCCTTAACAGGACAAAAACGGAAAAGACCTTTTATTTTTGCGACGATTTTGTTAATATTTATCGCGTTTTTTCCACCGATTGTCAGCTTTGTTTCCAGTATTCCTAGCCCGATTGCTAATGCCGCTTTGATGGCCTCATTTATTCAATTGGTCGGGCTGGCGATTCATAATTTGAGTTTAGCGCCGTTGGATTCAAGAAAGATTATGATCGTCGGCGTCTCTTATTTAATCGGAATGGGCGCGATGTTTTTACCCACCGATGCGTTCGCAAATTTGCCTTCGATCGCTCAAAATTTGCTGAGTAATGGGCTATTAGTGGGCACGGGCTTGGTGATTTTGTTGGAGCAACTGTGGCGTGTTGGAAAAGAGGGGGCGCGAGTGGGAAAACGGTAA
- a CDS encoding YheC/YheD family protein produces MANSLGKLTKHKFLMMSKDLVSSLPHTQKMTKESFCSLLNRYGRIVVKPSSGSGGVGVMQIISMGKRRYAVHYGKYQKTIQGLLPTYQFAQSKAKGLYLAQQGIKLAKINGRPFDLRVMVQRKRNSEWVVTGILAKVAGSGFFITNIVESKGKALPLRTAVQQASIRRASYDKINQQIHRLALQTVYRLQKYYRIRTVGIDMGIDEQGKVWIIEANFSPDKTYFRRLKDKTMYRRIMSYYYGSR; encoded by the coding sequence ATGGCTAATAGCCTAGGCAAACTTACGAAACACAAATTCCTCATGATGTCTAAAGATTTGGTTTCATCACTCCCACACACTCAAAAAATGACAAAGGAAAGTTTTTGTTCTCTTCTAAATCGATACGGCCGCATTGTCGTTAAACCGTCGTCTGGTTCAGGCGGGGTTGGGGTTATGCAAATTATTTCTATGGGCAAACGACGATACGCAGTGCACTATGGAAAATATCAAAAAACAATTCAAGGGCTCCTGCCCACTTATCAATTTGCGCAAAGTAAAGCGAAGGGTTTGTATCTCGCTCAGCAAGGCATAAAACTAGCGAAGATTAACGGAAGACCTTTTGATCTTCGTGTGATGGTCCAGCGAAAAAGAAATTCAGAATGGGTCGTGACAGGGATCTTAGCTAAAGTCGCAGGCTCAGGTTTTTTCATTACGAATATCGTTGAAAGTAAAGGAAAAGCGCTTCCGTTGCGGACCGCTGTTCAGCAAGCTTCGATTAGAAGAGCATCGTACGACAAGATTAACCAACAAATTCATCGGCTCGCCCTCCAAACCGTCTATCGCCTGCAGAAGTATTATCGCATCCGAACGGTAGGGATTGATATGGGTATCGATGAACAAGGGAAAGTGTGGATTATTGAGGCTAATTTTTCTCCTGATAAAACGTATTTTCGACGCTTAAAAGATAAAACGATGTACAGACGGATCATGTCCTACTACTACGGATCACGCTAA